A DNA window from Hydractinia symbiolongicarpus strain clone_291-10 chromosome 6, HSymV2.1, whole genome shotgun sequence contains the following coding sequences:
- the LOC130647084 gene encoding uncharacterized protein LOC130647084 isoform X2 — MSRTVTDKYQIRVTIQSEDDLDLSNHISKLIEGITDCLSDKRSICQIKDVLDTKFNSKVILNIEQVKNRMVIAGIGFSQRRINMRRRERRSPKVGNLRVKIRVRRSGVVLMRKSKQNATITSNSTGDGRNTSGNRMIKKCLIDGKWMKCLGPWTPRPTTTCIKGFRCIASVTAVKKSRILPPTVLIGKKKGAPGKRTRRTIRIINVNAKRFSHFTVKKSLKHITTQLKSVIMAN, encoded by the exons ATGTCAAGGACGGTGACTGACAAGTACCAAATAAGAGTGACAATCCAATCTGAAGATGACCTTGATCTATCTAACCATATCTCGAAATTGATTGAAGGTATTACTGATTGCTTATCAGATAAACGCTCGATATGCCAAATAAAAGACGTTCTTGACACTAAGTTCAACtctaaagttattttaaacattGAGCAAGTCAAAAACAGAATGGTAATTGCTGGTATCGGATTTTCCCAGAGAAGAATCAATATGCGAAGAAGAGAGAGAAGGAGTCCCAAGGTTGGAAACCTACGTGTTAAAATACGAGTACGAAGATCTGGTGTCGTTCTGATGCGGAAAAGTAAACAGAATGCAACGATTACCAGCAACAGCACAGGCG ATGGTAGGAACACTTCAGGGAATAGAATGATAAAAAAGTGCTTAATAGATGGAAAATGGATGAAATGTCTTGGACCGTGGACACCTCGACCAACTACAACATGTATAAAAGGTTTCCGTTGCATTGCTAGCGTCACTGCTGTGAAAAAATCCAGAATTCTTCCTCCCACGGTGTTAATCGGAAAGAAAAAAGGAGCGCCGGGCAAAAGAACAAGACGAACAATCAGGATTATCAACGTTAATGCGAAACGATTTTCTCATTTCACAGTCAAGAAGTCGTTAAAGCACATAACGACTCAACTAAAGTCAGTGATTATGGCAAATTAA
- the LOC130647084 gene encoding uncharacterized protein LOC130647084 isoform X1, producing the protein MNLMRDSVDSSTICHGKVSNMSRTVTDKYQIRVTIQSEDDLDLSNHISKLIEGITDCLSDKRSICQIKDVLDTKFNSKVILNIEQVKNRMVIAGIGFSQRRINMRRRERRSPKVGNLRVKIRVRRSGVVLMRKSKQNATITSNSTGDGRNTSGNRMIKKCLIDGKWMKCLGPWTPRPTTTCIKGFRCIASVTAVKKSRILPPTVLIGKKKGAPGKRTRRTIRIINVNAKRFSHFTVKKSLKHITTQLKSVIMAN; encoded by the exons ATGAACctgatgagagattcagtggattcttccacg ATTTGTCATGGAAAAGTATCAAACATGTCAAGGACGGTGACTGACAAGTACCAAATAAGAGTGACAATCCAATCTGAAGATGACCTTGATCTATCTAACCATATCTCGAAATTGATTGAAGGTATTACTGATTGCTTATCAGATAAACGCTCGATATGCCAAATAAAAGACGTTCTTGACACTAAGTTCAACtctaaagttattttaaacattGAGCAAGTCAAAAACAGAATGGTAATTGCTGGTATCGGATTTTCCCAGAGAAGAATCAATATGCGAAGAAGAGAGAGAAGGAGTCCCAAGGTTGGAAACCTACGTGTTAAAATACGAGTACGAAGATCTGGTGTCGTTCTGATGCGGAAAAGTAAACAGAATGCAACGATTACCAGCAACAGCACAGGCG ATGGTAGGAACACTTCAGGGAATAGAATGATAAAAAAGTGCTTAATAGATGGAAAATGGATGAAATGTCTTGGACCGTGGACACCTCGACCAACTACAACATGTATAAAAGGTTTCCGTTGCATTGCTAGCGTCACTGCTGTGAAAAAATCCAGAATTCTTCCTCCCACGGTGTTAATCGGAAAGAAAAAAGGAGCGCCGGGCAAAAGAACAAGACGAACAATCAGGATTATCAACGTTAATGCGAAACGATTTTCTCATTTCACAGTCAAGAAGTCGTTAAAGCACATAACGACTCAACTAAAGTCAGTGATTATGGCAAATTAA
- the LOC130647448 gene encoding ras-related protein Rab-14-like, producing the protein MFSKSEYLKLLMIGDRDAGRVDLRHLYIYNECPDMYGISDFLFTNVTINGDQVQLQIWDNVHGRHRLVYTPCARGALGVLLVYNISSRESFDHLTDWLSALERVPKEDVVITLVANEVDSEQPRVVTTEEGRKFAKERNLLFIETSVRRRVNINEMFDLTINNVIETCKIKGIDPLAFGRSKMMQHNASYSKQSKCNI; encoded by the exons ATGTTTTCCAAAAGTGAATATCTGAAGTTGTTAATGATTGGTGATCGTGATGCAGGAAGAGTAGATTTAAGACACCTCTACATATACAACGAATGTCCTGATATGTATGGCATAAGTGACTTCCTGTTCACAAACGTTACGATCAATGGAGATCAAGTCCAACTTCAG ATTTGGGATAATGTTCATGGACGTCACCGATTGGTATATACCCCTTGTGCAAGAGGTGCTTTAGGTGTCCTCTTAGTTTACAACATATCAAGTCGTGAAAGTTTTGATCATCTCACCGATTGGCTTTCTGCACTTGAAAGGGTACCTAAAGAGGATGTAGTTATCACTTTGGTTGCAAATGAAGTTGATTCAGAACAACCTAGAGTTGTGACAACAGAAGAAGGAAGAAAATTTGCAAAAGAACGCAACTTGTTATTTATAGAAACGTCTGTCAGAAGGAGAGTAAATATAAATGAGATGTTTGATTTGACTATTAACAACGTCATAGAGACTTGCAAAATAAAGGGAATAGATCCTCTTGCTTTTGGTAGAAGTAAAATGATGCAACACAATGCTTCTTATAGTAAACAAAGCAAATGTAACATTTAG